The genomic segment GGGGCATTCGAAAATTGCAACAAGCCGGGATTGCCGTGACCGTTGGGGTAGAGGGCGAGAAGGCGCGCCAACTCAACGAACCGTTCTTCACGTTTATGGAAACCGGACTTCCGTTTGTAAGACTCAAAATTGCCCAAACCCTGGACGGCAAAATTGCGACCCCGACGGGTGATTCCCGCTGGATTACAGGAGAAGCATCCCGCAGGCTGGTGCATCGGTGGCGCGCGCAAATGGATGCCGTTTTGGTGGGAATTGGCACCGTTCTGAAAGATAATCCTGCACTCACCGTGCGGATGGTTCGGGGAAGGAATCCCCGGCGGGTCATTTTGGACCCCGGATTACGGGTGCCGCTTTCGGCCCGAGTCGTCAGTGACGGGGAAGCCGCCCGAACGATTCTTTTTACCGCCGCGGCCAATCGCCAGAAAATTAGTGCATTACAGGGAAAAGGTGTGACCGTTTTTCAGATTGAAAAAAAGGCTGACGGCCATTTTGATTTAAAACAGGTGCTTGAAAAACTAACAGAATTGGGAATCATTTCGGTTTTGGTCGAAGGGGGAAGCGGGGTTTTTTCCTCGTTTCTAAACCAAAAGGCCTTTCACCGGCTGGCCGTGTTTCAGGCCCCCAAAATTGCAGGCAGCGGATTGGGACCCTTTGACGGCATTGGCTTTCAAAAAATGGAGGAAGCCATTCCGCTAAAGCTCCTGAAACAACGGAAAATCGGGGAGGACGGGCTATTCGAATTCAAGCAAATAGCCTGATCATAAATTTCGAAAAAAATCTCTAACAAAATAGAAAATCAATTCCGAAACTCATTGAGTATAAACAGGATTAAAGCTATGTTTACAGGTTTGGTTGAAGACGTTGGCACCGTGGACACCATCCGAAATGAAGGAGCCGGGGTACGGTTTCGGATTCGGGCCCCTCACATGGCCGGAGACCTGGTGTTGGGAGAGAGTGTCGCCGTGAACGGTGTTTGCCTAACAGTGATTTCTGCAAGTCAGGAATCATTTGAGGTTGATGTTGTTAAGGAAACCCTTTCAAGAACAACATTAGGTCAATTAAAAATCAATGATCCGGTCAATCTGGAGCGCTCGTTGCGCCCCTCTGATCGTCTGGGCGGCCATTTTGTCCAGGGGCATGTGGACGGTGTGGGACGCATTGAATCCTTTTCACGCGAGGAAACCGGAAATTTCAGGCTAACCCTTCATTTGCCGGAAGATCTGAGGCCGTTCGCTGTTGAGAAAGGTTCCATTGCCGTTGACGGTGTCAGTCTCACAATTGCCAAGATTCTGGAAACGGGTGTGGAACTAGCCGTGATTCCTTTTACGCTGGAGCACACAACATTTCGCACGAAGCGGCCCGGGGATTCCGTTAATGTGGAAATGGACCTTTTGGGCAAATACGTGTATCAATTCCTGAAAAACCAGCACGCCGCAGAGGATTCAAAAATCACTGAGGAGTGGCTGAGACAAGCGGGATTTTAGCAATGGAAATACAGAGCAAGAGACTATTTTTAAATCTCTGTGGTTTGCTTTCAAGCCGCGAATAACGCGAATTAGGGGACGTGTAAAATCTTTGGAAATAGAGGATTCTTTTAACGATCAATAAAGGAACAGATTAGATGAGTGATTTTAATACAATTGAAGAGGCTGTTGAAGCCATCAAAAAGGGCGAAATCATTATTGTGGTGGACGATGAGGATCGCGAAAACGAAGGCGATTTTATCATGGCGGCGGAAAAGGTGACCCCGGAAGCCATTAATTTTATGGCCAAACATGGGAGGGGACTCATCTGCGTGGCCATGACCCCCGAACGGCTTCAGGACCTCGATTTACAACCGATGGTTACGGAGAATACAGCCCATCTGGGAACGTCCTTCACGGTTTCCGTGGATGCCAAAAAGGGCGTAAAAACAGGAATCTCGGCCCACGATCGGGCCAAAACCATTCAGGTGCTGATTGATCCTCACACACGGCCCGGGGATCTGGCCCGCCCGGGGCACATCTTTCCATTGCGTGCCCGACGGGGAGGGGTTCTCCGGAGAGCCGGACATACGGAAGCAGTCGTGGATTTGGCACGCTTGGCCGGTTTGTACCCCGCAGGTGTGCTGTGTGAAATTATGGACGAGGATGGTTCGATGGCCCGCGTTCCCAAGCTGCTTGAAATCGCCGGGAAATTCAATCTGAAGATTGTTACCATTCGTGATCTGATCGAATATCGGCGCCGAAAAGAGCACCTGGTTCGGAAAGCGGCCGTAGCCAATCTCCCCACACGGTTTGGGCTGTTTGAGATTCACATCTACGAAAGCGATATCGATCCCAATGACCACGTGGCATTGGTCAAGGGAACCATCAATCCGGATGAACCCATTCTGGTACGGGTTCATTCTCAATGTCTTACGGGAGATGTGTTTCATTCTCTCCGCTGCGATTGCGGTGATCAGCTGGAGAAAGCGCTGCAAATGATTGCCGAAGAGGGCAAGGGGGTACTTTTATACATGCGTCAGGAAGGACGCGGAATAGGTTTGGCAAATAAGATTAAGGCCTACCATCTCCAGGAACATGGAAAGGATACTGTGGAAGCCAATGAGGCTCTTGGATTTAAACCGGATTTGCGCGATTACGGAATCGGAGCACAGATTCTGATAGACCTCGGTGTTCGGAAAATTCGATTAATGACGAATAATCCCAAAAAAATTGTGGGATTAAAGGGATATGGACTGGAAATTGTGGAACGGGTTCCCATTGAAGTGAAGCCCAATCCCATTAATTTAAAGTACCTTGAAACCAAACGCGATAAGATGGGTCATATTTTGAACGGATTGGCCGCAGAAAAGGATCCCCAAAAGAGCAAATAAGCGACAGGAATGGGAATGAGCCAATCCCTTACAAAATAACCATGGTGAATGGGGTTGAGCCGGCATTCCCCTCAACCTTCAGAAAGGGTGTTTGGGGACGAAACAATAAGCAAGGCAAGTCGTTAAACCCGTCCGTGCAATAAATCAAGTTGGGGTGGCCTTTTTAAGATGCGTAATTGCCAGCCTCACGAATTAAATCTTGATTTTTAAAGGGATTCATTTTACATTTAAATCAACTATTTCAGGAGGGACTATGCCAAAATTACTTGAAGGCCAATTAGAGGCAACCGGGAAGAAATTTGGATTTGTAGCCTCGCGGTTCAACGAACTCGTGGTTCGAAAACTGGTTGAAGGAGCCACTGACTGCATTGTGCGTCATGGCGGGGCCGAAGGGGATATCGAGATCGCCTGGGTTCCGGGGTCGTTTGAAATCCCGCTTGCTGCCCAAAAAATGGCGGCCTCCGGCCGGTACGATGCCGTGATTTGCCTGGGAGCCGTTATTCGTGGGGCAACGCCGCATTTCGAATACATTGCCGCAGAAGTAACCAAGGGAATTGCCCAGATAAATTTGCAAACAGGTATTCCGACCCTCTACGGAATTATTACGTCCGACACGCTTGAACAGGCACTTGAACGCGCGGGCACCAAAATGGGCAACAAGGGTTGGGATGCGGCGCTGTCAGCCATTGAAATGGTCAATCTGCTGTCACAAATTGAGGGAAAGTAATGTGAGGTATTTCGGACGATTACGTGGAATCGGGTGGGTAGTCCTGTTTTTTTTCCTCGGTGTACAGTTGGTGTGGGCCGATGTGGGGGATTGGAAAACGTTCACAAACAAATCACACATTCGTGATCTCACGTCCTGGAACCAATCCATTTGGTGTGCAACGAACGGCGGAGTCGTCGCTTTTTCACCCAACGGCAAGGAAACCCTTTCGCTGACGAATACAGAGGGATTAAGTTACAACGATGTGTCTCATATTGCCGTGGATCACACGGGGAGCCTCTGGTTTGGCTTCACAAATGGGCTCATCAATATTTACAATCCCCTGAACAAAAGCCTTAAGATTATTGATGATTTTAGTCGCAATCAGATAAAGGACATCGTGCCCCTGGGAGACAGCGTTTTTATCGGACTCAATATTGGGGTCAGTCTCTTCCTGCTGGACAAGATGGAAGTGAAGGAAACCTACAAGAATCTTGGATCGTTTCCTATTGAAGTGGCAGTCAATGCCGTGGCTGTGGATTATCCGTACATCTGGGTGGGGACACCGAATGGTATTGCCCGGGCAGATTTGCGTCAGGTCAATCTGAAAGCGCCTCAAAGCTGGGAAAACTTTACGACAAACGAAGGGCTGCCTTCCGATGGAATAACGGCGTTATTTGCGAAAGGTCAAACCATTCTGGCCGGAACCGATTTTGGCGTGGCCCAATTCGAGGGAGGACGCTGGGTTTATGCGTCTCAGGGATTGGGAAATAGCCAGGTTCAGCAGTTTTATCAGAAGGATCATACAATTTACGCGGTGACCGAAACCGGTCTTTACAGCTACCAATCTTCGGGGGAATGGAAGTTAGTTAAGGGACACCTGAATCGGGTCACGTCTGTTGCTGTTGATTCAACCGGAAATTTCTGGATGGGAACAGACGGTGAGGGAGTGACCTGGTATAATCCGCAAAAGGATTCGACAAAAATCCTGGTGCCGAATGGCCCCGGCGGAAACAATTTCAAGGCGCTTACAATTGATCAACAGAACACGCTGTGGACAGGATCGGCCAATATTTATGGATGGGGATTTGGCCGTTTCGATGGCCAAACCTGGACGGTCTTTAATCGAAAAAACTCAAACCTTCCTTCTGACAATGCGGAAGCGTCTGCTGTGGATTTGGCGGGTCATGTGTGGATGGGCACCTGGGGAGGCGGGGTTTATTTGGTTAAGGATAATCATATTCAGATTTTTAATCCTTCTACGGGGCACTTGGCGGGTATTCCTGTTGACACAAAATACGCTGTCGTTACAGATATCCAGGTTGAAAAGACAGGAACCGTCTGGATGCTCAATTACTACGCCTACAACCATCAGGTTCTGGCCGCCATGACGCCCGATTCTCAGTGGGTCTACTTTTCGGATTCCGAATTGGGGTTGTCGTCGGATAAAGTAACCTGTTTGTTGATTGACCATCGGGGGTGGAAATGGATTGGCACGGAGAACAGCGGGATCAGCGTTTTTTCCGACAACGGCACCCCCCTGGATAAATCGGATGACGAGATTATGGGCAATCTAACGACGGCCGACGGACTCGAAAGCAACGCCATTGCGGCGATCGCTGAGGACGATTTCGGGGCCCTCTGGATTGGGACAAAGGAAGGCCTGGATGTCTATCTGGATGGTACCGTCCAGCCTCGCTACGGCCTCATTACGAACGACATCAATTCCATTACGATTGATCCGCGAAATAACAAATGGATTGGTACAAGCGCGGGATTGAGTGTCTTGGATCCCGACGGCTATCGCTGGACCCACTACACGACGGAAAACAGTCCCATTGCCAGTAATAACGTCCAGGATGTGGCGTTCAATCCCCGAACGGGCGAGGCCTTTATCGGAACGACAAAAGGGCTCTCACGATTTGTGACCCCGTACACGGCCCCGAAAAATGACTTATCCGAATTGCGTGTCTATCCCAACCCTTTTTTGGTGGGGTCGGGAAATGAAAAACTCATTATCGATGATCTGGCAAAAGAAAGCAGTGTTTTTATTTTCACCGAATCCGGGAAAAAGGTGAAATCGTTCCCGGAGGAACAG from the Calditrichota bacterium genome contains:
- the ribD gene encoding bifunctional diaminohydroxyphosphoribosylaminopyrimidine deaminase/5-amino-6-(5-phosphoribosylamino)uracil reductase RibD, producing MTDDQKWMRLALNLARRGLGQTSPNPNVGAVIVKNGTLLGKGYHRQFGGPHAEVFALREAGEAARGATLYVTLEPCSHYGKTPPCVNRVIKAGISRVVIATPDPNPLVNGRGIRKLQQAGIAVTVGVEGEKARQLNEPFFTFMETGLPFVRLKIAQTLDGKIATPTGDSRWITGEASRRLVHRWRAQMDAVLVGIGTVLKDNPALTVRMVRGRNPRRVILDPGLRVPLSARVVSDGEAARTILFTAAANRQKISALQGKGVTVFQIEKKADGHFDLKQVLEKLTELGIISVLVEGGSGVFSSFLNQKAFHRLAVFQAPKIAGSGLGPFDGIGFQKMEEAIPLKLLKQRKIGEDGLFEFKQIA
- a CDS encoding riboflavin synthase, whose translation is MFTGLVEDVGTVDTIRNEGAGVRFRIRAPHMAGDLVLGESVAVNGVCLTVISASQESFEVDVVKETLSRTTLGQLKINDPVNLERSLRPSDRLGGHFVQGHVDGVGRIESFSREETGNFRLTLHLPEDLRPFAVEKGSIAVDGVSLTIAKILETGVELAVIPFTLEHTTFRTKRPGDSVNVEMDLLGKYVYQFLKNQHAAEDSKITEEWLRQAGF
- a CDS encoding bifunctional 3,4-dihydroxy-2-butanone-4-phosphate synthase/GTP cyclohydrolase II — encoded protein: MSDFNTIEEAVEAIKKGEIIIVVDDEDRENEGDFIMAAEKVTPEAINFMAKHGRGLICVAMTPERLQDLDLQPMVTENTAHLGTSFTVSVDAKKGVKTGISAHDRAKTIQVLIDPHTRPGDLARPGHIFPLRARRGGVLRRAGHTEAVVDLARLAGLYPAGVLCEIMDEDGSMARVPKLLEIAGKFNLKIVTIRDLIEYRRRKEHLVRKAAVANLPTRFGLFEIHIYESDIDPNDHVALVKGTINPDEPILVRVHSQCLTGDVFHSLRCDCGDQLEKALQMIAEEGKGVLLYMRQEGRGIGLANKIKAYHLQEHGKDTVEANEALGFKPDLRDYGIGAQILIDLGVRKIRLMTNNPKKIVGLKGYGLEIVERVPIEVKPNPINLKYLETKRDKMGHILNGLAAEKDPQKSK
- a CDS encoding 6,7-dimethyl-8-ribityllumazine synthase, whose product is MPKLLEGQLEATGKKFGFVASRFNELVVRKLVEGATDCIVRHGGAEGDIEIAWVPGSFEIPLAAQKMAASGRYDAVICLGAVIRGATPHFEYIAAEVTKGIAQINLQTGIPTLYGIITSDTLEQALERAGTKMGNKGWDAALSAIEMVNLLSQIEGK
- a CDS encoding T9SS type A sorting domain-containing protein — encoded protein: MRYFGRLRGIGWVVLFFFLGVQLVWADVGDWKTFTNKSHIRDLTSWNQSIWCATNGGVVAFSPNGKETLSLTNTEGLSYNDVSHIAVDHTGSLWFGFTNGLINIYNPLNKSLKIIDDFSRNQIKDIVPLGDSVFIGLNIGVSLFLLDKMEVKETYKNLGSFPIEVAVNAVAVDYPYIWVGTPNGIARADLRQVNLKAPQSWENFTTNEGLPSDGITALFAKGQTILAGTDFGVAQFEGGRWVYASQGLGNSQVQQFYQKDHTIYAVTETGLYSYQSSGEWKLVKGHLNRVTSVAVDSTGNFWMGTDGEGVTWYNPQKDSTKILVPNGPGGNNFKALTIDQQNTLWTGSANIYGWGFGRFDGQTWTVFNRKNSNLPSDNAEASAVDLAGHVWMGTWGGGVYLVKDNHIQIFNPSTGHLAGIPVDTKYAVVTDIQVEKTGTVWMLNYYAYNHQVLAAMTPDSQWVYFSDSELGLSSDKVTCLLIDHRGWKWIGTENSGISVFSDNGTPLDKSDDEIMGNLTTADGLESNAIAAIAEDDFGALWIGTKEGLDVYLDGTVQPRYGLITNDINSITIDPRNNKWIGTSAGLSVLDPDGYRWTHYTTENSPIASNNVQDVAFNPRTGEAFIGTTKGLSRFVTPYTAPKNDLSELRVYPNPFLVGSGNEKLIIDDLAKESSVFIFTESGKKVKSFPEEQVLGARISWNGRDEKGTLVSSGIYLVVVTTADGKSKVAKLAVVKE